A part of Chloroflexota bacterium genomic DNA contains:
- a CDS encoding flavodoxin domain-containing protein, giving the protein MSKKYLIAYGTAAGSTAEVAEVIGEEMRQSGMTVDVHPVEEIRDISEYDGVVIGSAVRIFNLLPKTKKFIRKFKKALKQRPTAYFLVCMTMGEKTEENISKTKEFAKPLLELKEPVSLGLFGGCMDPDKLTGMFAKTMQSQPKEDKRDWEEIRAWGKDLINQFPA; this is encoded by the coding sequence ATGAGTAAAAAATACTTGATTGCCTATGGGACAGCCGCCGGGTCCACTGCGGAAGTAGCCGAAGTCATTGGGGAGGAAATGCGGCAGAGTGGGATGACGGTGGATGTTCACCCCGTGGAAGAGATTCGGGATATCTCCGAATATGATGGCGTGGTCATCGGTTCCGCCGTTAGGATCTTTAACCTTCTGCCCAAGACCAAGAAGTTCATCCGTAAATTTAAGAAGGCGCTCAAACAGCGCCCCACTGCCTACTTTTTGGTCTGCATGACGATGGGTGAGAAAACCGAAGAGAACATCAGCAAGACCAAAGAATTCGCCAAACCACTGCTGGAACTCAAAGAGCCGGTCAGCCTGGGACTTTTCGGCGGCTGCATGGATCCGGATAAATTAACTGGGATGTTTGCCAAGACAATGCAAAGCCAACCCAAGGAAGACAAACGTGACTGGGAAGAAATCCGGGCCTGGGGCAAGGATCTGATCAATCAATTCCCCGCATAA
- a CDS encoding 5-oxoprolinase subunit PxpA has translation MAVPLTIDLNCDLGESFGRYKLGDDAAIMQWITSANVACGYHAGDPQVMAETVALAAKHQVAIGAHPGYPDLQGFGRRQMALSSEEVRGIILYQLGALYGFTQAAGVPLVHVKPHGALYNFAARDRATAEAIAGAVAAFDPGLILVGLAGSLLIEAGKQAGLQVANEGFPDRVYLSTGELMPRNQPGAVITDPEAVADSAVQLAKEGINVAGKKISIDTLCLHGDNPQAVANAKHVRRRLEDAGFQIRALNH, from the coding sequence ATGGCTGTACCTTTGACAATTGACCTGAATTGTGACCTGGGGGAGAGCTTTGGACGATATAAGCTTGGTGATGACGCTGCCATAATGCAGTGGATCACGTCAGCCAATGTGGCCTGTGGTTACCATGCCGGCGATCCTCAGGTGATGGCGGAGACTGTGGCACTTGCTGCGAAGCATCAGGTGGCTATTGGTGCACATCCGGGTTACCCGGACCTGCAGGGCTTTGGACGGCGTCAGATGGCTTTATCCTCGGAAGAGGTGCGGGGGATCATTCTATACCAGTTGGGAGCCCTTTATGGCTTTACGCAGGCTGCGGGAGTGCCATTGGTGCATGTCAAGCCGCATGGCGCGCTCTATAACTTTGCCGCGCGGGATCGGGCGACCGCAGAGGCCATTGCCGGGGCAGTGGCGGCCTTTGACCCTGGTTTGATCCTGGTCGGCCTGGCTGGATCTCTATTGATTGAGGCGGGAAAACAGGCTGGGCTGCAGGTGGCGAATGAAGGCTTCCCGGACAGAGTTTACCTTTCAACCGGGGAATTGATGCCGCGAAATCAACCCGGCGCGGTGATCACGGACCCGGAAGCGGTGGCGGATAGCGCCGTGCAATTGGCTAAAGAGGGGATTAACGTGGCTGGGAAGAAGATCAGCATCGACACCTTGTGCCTGCATGGCGATAATCCGCAAGCGGTCGCCAATGCAAAACACGTCCGTCGGCGATTGGAAGACGCAGGCTTCCAGATCCGTGCACTAAATCATTAG
- a CDS encoding biotin-dependent carboxyltransferase — protein sequence MTLLVEQAALMMTVQDLGRFQYQRYGLPESGPMDHWAQRTANRLVGNVMEAACLEIGFSSASFMPEVDTLLAVTGVGFKLTVNNRPLPLWMNFRVRAGDRIGLEKIGGGNWAYLAVAGGVLTPSWLGSRSTYALGGLGTPIRVGERIPVGVSESLDDSFAICSLREEARPQYQVEETKLRVVPGPHQSRFTEEALEWFTSSGYTLSARSDRMGYRLSGEPLEHKEGADLISQGMVLGEVQVPGDGQPIVMMPDHPTTGGYTCIATIIQADLPLLAQAEPERTEINFEWIDVAAAQGIYWQMVEKMKSGIQTEEAEWLYL from the coding sequence ATGACTCTGCTGGTTGAGCAAGCGGCTCTGATGATGACCGTGCAGGATTTGGGACGGTTCCAGTACCAACGGTACGGCCTGCCCGAATCCGGCCCGATGGATCACTGGGCTCAACGAACTGCCAACCGGCTGGTTGGAAATGTCATGGAAGCGGCTTGTTTGGAGATTGGCTTTTCAAGTGCGTCATTTATGCCTGAGGTGGATACCCTTCTGGCAGTGACCGGTGTAGGGTTCAAGCTGACCGTGAACAATCGCCCGTTACCACTCTGGATGAACTTTCGGGTTCGAGCGGGAGATCGGATTGGACTGGAAAAGATTGGCGGAGGCAATTGGGCTTACCTGGCAGTTGCTGGTGGCGTGCTGACACCGAGTTGGCTGGGTTCCCGCAGCACCTATGCCCTGGGCGGCCTGGGGACGCCTATAAGGGTCGGTGAGCGGATTCCTGTGGGTGTTTCTGAGAGTTTGGACGATTCATTTGCCATTTGCTCTTTGCGTGAGGAAGCCCGTCCTCAATATCAAGTAGAAGAGACCAAGCTGCGTGTCGTCCCTGGGCCGCATCAGTCTCGTTTTACTGAGGAAGCGCTCGAATGGTTTACCAGTTCAGGGTACACGCTCAGTGCCCGCTCTGACCGGATGGGGTACCGCTTGAGCGGCGAGCCGCTGGAGCACAAAGAGGGGGCTGACCTGATCTCTCAGGGGATGGTGCTGGGAGAGGTTCAGGTGCCGGGGGACGGGCAGCCGATTGTGATGATGCCCGATCATCCCACAACCGGTGGCTATACCTGCATTGCCACCATCATTCAGGCGGATTTACCGCTCCTGGCCCAGGCGGAACCCGAGCGAACGGAAATTAATTTTGAGTGGATAGATGTGGCGGCTGCCCAAGGTATATACTGGCAGATGGTTGAGAAGATGAAGAGCGGCATTCAAACCGAGGAGGCGGAATGGCTGTACCTTTGA